A single Pseudomonas sp. HN11 DNA region contains:
- a CDS encoding class I SAM-dependent methyltransferase: MNKQAQFMDIPSYRGALNTSFVHRYSHGEDEWSWDIGMAKAARVFLEALGPTPDQNILDVGVGRARDASEFIQAGHRVTGLDIVENSSWPLLRKRWGERLQLVCSALQDWQPAADKQFDAVLDNGCFHHQHPDEWRAYLANIRQFARPGALIGLNVFGVDASNPTPGWRAMDNQRQGYFFTEQSVRETFEGFGFTWQDLVVIERQHGDAVYLLALLRT; the protein is encoded by the coding sequence ATGAACAAACAAGCGCAATTCATGGACATACCGTCGTACCGCGGGGCACTCAATACCTCGTTCGTGCACCGCTACAGCCATGGCGAAGACGAATGGTCGTGGGACATCGGCATGGCCAAGGCCGCTCGGGTGTTTCTCGAGGCACTGGGGCCGACGCCGGACCAGAATATTCTGGACGTGGGCGTCGGCCGGGCGCGGGACGCGTCGGAGTTTATCCAGGCAGGGCACCGTGTGACGGGGCTGGATATTGTTGAAAACTCCAGTTGGCCGCTGCTGCGCAAGCGTTGGGGCGAGCGCCTGCAACTGGTGTGCAGCGCGCTGCAGGACTGGCAGCCGGCTGCGGACAAACAGTTCGACGCCGTGCTGGACAACGGTTGTTTCCATCATCAACACCCTGACGAGTGGCGCGCCTACCTGGCCAACATCCGTCAGTTCGCCCGGCCGGGCGCCTTGATCGGGCTGAACGTGTTTGGAGTCGATGCGAGTAACCCGACGCCAGGCTGGCGAGCAATGGACAACCAGCGTCAAGGCTACTTTTTCACTGAGCAAAGCGTGCGCGAAACCTTCGAAGGGTTTGGCTTCACCTGGCAGGATCTGGTGGTGATCGAGCGTCAGCATGGGGACGCGGTGTATCTCTTGGCGCTGCTTCGCACATGA